A stretch of Gemmobacter fulvus DNA encodes these proteins:
- the ihfB gene encoding integration host factor subunit beta: MIRSELIQKIADENPHLTQRHVERIVNTVFEEIIEALAKGDRVELRGFGAFSVKSRDARVGRNPRTGEAVEVEDKKVPFFKTGKLLRDRLNGKA; the protein is encoded by the coding sequence ATGATCCGTTCGGAACTGATCCAGAAAATTGCGGATGAAAACCCGCATCTCACGCAACGCCATGTCGAGCGGATCGTGAACACTGTTTTCGAAGAAATCATCGAGGCGCTTGCCAAGGGCGACCGGGTGGAGCTGCGCGGCTTTGGCGCGTTCTCTGTCAAGTCGCGCGATGCGCGGGTGGGACGGAACCCGCGCACGGGGGAAGCGGTTGAAGTGGAAGACAAGAAGGTGCCCTTCTTCAAGACGGGCAAACTGCTGCGCGACCGGCTGAACGGCAAAGCGTAA
- a CDS encoding ABC transporter permease produces the protein MLALIGAAGAASTLELLQLSPPGWGANLLRGLMNSILIASGAFGLGICIGIFGAYGKLYGGPVLRDLLGIYTTVVRAVPELVLILILYYAVTDAVNQLLISFGYARIQLSGLAAGIAVLGVVQGAYATEVLRGAILAVPAGQIEAARAMGMPAGLLARRITLPAMLSFAMPGLANLWLVATKDTALLAVVGFGELTQETRQAAGTTKAYFTFFMAAGMLYLTLSIGSGLLFGRIEKWARRGQPEVRG, from the coding sequence GTGCTGGCGCTGATCGGGGCCGCGGGTGCGGCCTCCACGCTGGAGCTTTTGCAGCTTTCGCCCCCCGGTTGGGGGGCGAACCTGCTGCGCGGATTGATGAATTCGATCCTGATTGCCTCGGGCGCCTTCGGATTGGGCATCTGCATCGGCATTTTCGGGGCTTACGGCAAGCTTTATGGCGGGCCGGTGCTGCGCGATCTGCTGGGCATTTACACGACAGTGGTGCGGGCGGTGCCGGAACTGGTGCTGATCCTGATCCTCTATTACGCGGTGACGGATGCGGTGAACCAGCTGCTGATCTCGTTCGGTTATGCGCGGATCCAGCTGTCGGGGCTGGCGGCGGGCATTGCGGTGCTTGGCGTGGTGCAGGGGGCCTATGCAACCGAGGTGCTGCGCGGGGCCATCCTGGCGGTGCCGGCCGGGCAGATCGAAGCCGCGCGCGCGATGGGCATGCCTGCCGGGCTGCTCGCGCGGCGGATCACGCTTCCCGCCATGCTGTCCTTTGCCATGCCGGGGCTGGCCAATCTGTGGCTGGTGGCCACCAAGGATACCGCGCTGCTGGCGGTGGTCGGCTTTGGCGAGTTGACTCAGGAAACCCGGCAGGCGGCGGGCACGACCAAGGCCTATTTCACCTTCTTCATGGCGGCGGGCATGTTGTATCTGACGCTGTCGATCGGATCGGGCCTGCTGTTCGGGCGGATTGAAAAGTGGGCGCGGCGCGGCCAGCCGGAGGTGCGCGGATGA
- a CDS encoding amidohydrolase family protein: protein MSRIRITNCHVHTFTDRHVPARYPHLVVMPFKRAPWLVRGLAGLARLAGQEAAAASLRRLHRFQRAAGVADQAEIFAELVAQYPRGTRFVVLPMQMAGIGHGRVRAGLAAQHDELAALAAAHPGLVIPFATCDPRLPGAAEEVRRCLETLKFRGLKLYPRLGYAPDHPVLMREIYPLLNARGLAVVSHCSRGGVTGRLPRAQADEFCAPQAFAPVLRAFPQMQVNLAHFGGQSEWEAYIGEGLNPYAPQAAGNWLIALREMIESGAFPNLWTDISYTLFQSDAFLPFLRLFLDHPALRARVLFGSDFYMTRQESLSERAVAVRLRAGLGEDLFRQIAETNPERWLRDAARG from the coding sequence ATGTCGCGCATCCGCATCACCAATTGCCATGTTCACACCTTTACCGACCGGCATGTTCCGGCGCGCTATCCGCATCTTGTGGTGATGCCGTTCAAGCGGGCGCCCTGGCTGGTGCGGGGGCTGGCAGGGCTGGCGCGGCTGGCCGGGCAGGAGGCGGCGGCGGCATCGCTGCGCCGGTTGCACCGGTTTCAGCGCGCGGCAGGGGTGGCGGATCAGGCCGAGATCTTTGCCGAGCTGGTGGCGCAATATCCGCGCGGCACCCGCTTTGTCGTGCTGCCGATGCAGATGGCGGGCATCGGGCATGGCCGGGTGCGGGCGGGTCTGGCGGCCCAGCATGACGAGCTTGCGGCGCTTGCGGCGGCCCATCCCGGTCTGGTGATCCCCTTTGCCACCTGCGATCCGCGTCTGCCGGGGGCCGCCGAGGAGGTGCGGCGCTGTCTGGAAACGTTGAAGTTTCGCGGGCTGAAGCTTTATCCTCGGCTGGGATATGCGCCAGACCATCCGGTTCTGATGCGCGAGATCTATCCGCTGCTGAATGCCCGTGGGTTGGCGGTGGTCAGCCATTGTTCACGCGGCGGTGTCACGGGGCGGCTGCCCCGGGCACAGGCGGATGAATTTTGCGCGCCGCAGGCCTTTGCGCCGGTGTTGCGCGCCTTTCCGCAGATGCAGGTCAATCTGGCGCATTTTGGCGGCCAGAGTGAGTGGGAGGCCTATATCGGCGAGGGCCTGAACCCCTATGCGCCGCAAGCTGCTGGCAATTGGCTGATCGCGCTGCGGGAGATGATCGAAAGCGGCGCGTTTCCCAATCTCTGGACCGATATTTCCTACACGCTGTTTCAGTCGGATGCCTTCTTGCCGTTTCTGCGCCTGTTCCTTGACCATCCGGCGTTGCGGGCGCGGGTGCTGTTCGGGTCCGATTTCTACATGACCCGGCAGGAAAGCCTGTCGGAGCGGGCGGTTGCGGTGCGGTTGCGGGCAGGGCTGGGCGAGGATCTGTTCCGCCAGATTGCCGAGACCAACCCGGAGCGGTGGTTGCGGGATGCGGCGCGCGGTTGA
- a CDS encoding ABC transporter permease yields the protein MTGFWQTHRVVMALVALALLVWCVLRLRWEWLPEYLPLAAAGIWRTIWILAVTVLLGMTLAIPLGLAQAVGPWYLAAPARVFCTVVRGTPLLLQLWLLYYGLGSLFPQIPWIRGSDLWPILRQAWPYAVLALTLSFAGYEGEVMRGAFRSVPKGQLEAARAMGMPRFTILRRIWLPQALHRALPTLGGETVLQLKATPLVATITVVDIYAVSSRVRQDTFITYEPLLLLALVYLVITGVIVLAFRWLERRVPARVA from the coding sequence ATGACCGGGTTCTGGCAAACGCATCGGGTGGTGATGGCGCTGGTCGCGCTGGCGCTGCTGGTCTGGTGTGTGCTGCGGCTGCGCTGGGAGTGGTTGCCCGAATACCTGCCGCTGGCGGCGGCGGGCATCTGGCGCACGATCTGGATTCTGGCGGTGACGGTGCTGCTGGGCATGACGCTGGCCATCCCTCTGGGCTTGGCGCAGGCGGTGGGGCCCTGGTATCTGGCCGCACCTGCGCGGGTATTCTGCACCGTGGTGCGCGGCACGCCACTGCTGTTGCAGCTGTGGCTGCTGTATTACGGGCTGGGATCGCTGTTTCCGCAAATTCCCTGGATCCGGGGCAGTGACCTCTGGCCGATCCTGCGGCAGGCCTGGCCCTATGCGGTGCTGGCGCTGACGCTGAGCTTTGCAGGCTATGAGGGCGAGGTGATGCGCGGCGCTTTCCGCAGCGTGCCGAAGGGCCAGCTGGAGGCGGCGCGGGCGATGGGCATGCCACGCTTCACCATCCTGCGCCGGATCTGGCTGCCGCAGGCGCTACACCGCGCGCTGCCGACGCTTGGTGGCGAGACGGTGTTGCAGTTGAAGGCCACGCCGCTGGTGGCGACGATCACGGTGGTGGATATCTATGCCGTCTCCAGCCGGGTGCGGCAGGATACCTTCATCACCTATGAGCCGCTGTTGCTGCTGGCGCTGGTCTATCTGGTGATCACCGGGGTGATCGTGCTGGCCTTCCGCTGGCTGGAGCGGCGGGTGCCCGCCCGCGTCGCCTGA
- the aroA gene encoding 3-phosphoshikimate 1-carboxyvinyltransferase: MSGHGEPQPMTARKSAPLKGTAAVPGDKSISHRALIFGAMAVGETKITGLLEGQDVLDTASAMRAFGAEVIRHDAGSWSVHGVGVGGFREPADVIDCGNSGTGVRLIMGCMATTAMSATFTGDASLRKRPMGRVTDPLSLFGARAYGRQGGRLPMTLVGAANPVPVRYALPVASAQVKSAVLLAGLNAPGDTVVIEREPTRDHSERMLLGFGAQLHVEKGPEGHVITLTGQPELRPQSVAVPRDPSSAAFPVCAALIVEGSDILVPGVSQNLTRNGLYLTLVEMGAEIEFQNPRTEGGEPVADLRVRFSGNMKGIEVPPERAPSMIDEYPILSVVASFATGKTVMRGVKELRVKESDRIDAMARGLEACGVTIEEDEDTLIVHGMGAGGMPGGATAKTHLDHRIAMSFLVAGMASQQPVTVDDASPIVTSFPIFEGLMTGLGARFGQE, translated from the coding sequence ATGTCTGGCCATGGCGAACCGCAACCGATGACCGCCCGCAAATCGGCGCCGCTCAAGGGCACCGCTGCTGTGCCGGGCGACAAGTCGATCAGCCACCGCGCGCTGATCTTCGGCGCGATGGCGGTGGGCGAGACCAAGATCACCGGGTTGCTGGAAGGGCAGGATGTGCTGGATACCGCTTCGGCCATGCGCGCCTTCGGGGCCGAGGTGATCCGGCATGACGCGGGCAGCTGGTCGGTGCATGGCGTCGGCGTTGGCGGCTTTCGTGAGCCTGCCGACGTGATCGACTGCGGCAATTCCGGCACCGGCGTGCGGCTGATCATGGGCTGCATGGCCACCACGGCGATGAGTGCCACCTTTACCGGCGATGCCTCGCTGCGCAAGCGCCCGATGGGCCGGGTGACGGATCCGCTGAGCCTGTTCGGCGCGCGGGCCTATGGCCGTCAGGGCGGGCGTCTGCCGATGACCTTGGTGGGGGCTGCCAATCCCGTGCCGGTGCGCTACGCCTTGCCGGTTGCCTCGGCGCAGGTGAAATCGGCGGTGCTGCTGGCCGGGCTGAATGCGCCCGGCGACACGGTGGTGATCGAACGCGAGCCGACGCGTGACCATTCCGAACGGATGCTGCTGGGCTTCGGCGCGCAGTTGCATGTCGAAAAAGGCCCCGAGGGCCATGTGATCACCCTGACCGGCCAGCCCGAATTGCGGCCGCAAAGCGTGGCGGTGCCGCGCGATCCGTCCTCGGCGGCGTTTCCGGTCTGTGCGGCGCTGATCGTCGAGGGGTCGGACATTCTTGTGCCCGGTGTCAGCCAGAACCTGACGCGCAATGGCCTCTATCTGACGCTGGTCGAGATGGGCGCCGAGATCGAATTCCAGAACCCGCGCACCGAGGGCGGTGAGCCGGTGGCCGATCTGCGCGTGCGCTTCTCGGGCAATATGAAGGGCATCGAAGTGCCGCCCGAACGCGCGCCCTCGATGATCGACGAATATCCGATCCTGTCGGTGGTGGCGTCTTTTGCCACCGGCAAGACCGTCATGCGCGGCGTGAAAGAGCTTCGGGTCAAGGAATCGGACCGGATCGACGCGATGGCGCGCGGGCTGGAGGCCTGCGGCGTGACCATCGAGGAGGATGAGGACACGCTGATCGTTCACGGCATGGGCGCAGGCGGGATGCCGGGCGGTGCCACGGCGAAAACCCATCTGGATCACCGTATCGCCATGAGCTTTCTGGTGGCGGGCATGGCGTCGCAACAGCCGGTGACGGTAGATGACGCCTCGCCCATCGTCACTTCCTTCCCAATCTTTGAAGGGCTGATGACCGGGCTGGGCGCGCGGTTCGGGCAGGAATGA
- a CDS encoding transporter substrate-binding domain-containing protein, producing MKKFALTLTAALLLSGAAMAETVKVGIASEPYPPFASPDASGKWTGWEIEMIGAVCKAAEMECEIVPVAWDGIIPALTAGQIDAIMASMSITEERMQTIDFSDKYYNTPAMIAGAKGVEMTPDAAGLTGKIIGVQVSTIHETYVQKHFKDVAAEIKIYTTQDEANQDLVAGRIDATQADSIALDAFLTSEAGAACCESKGAVASDPEVLGLGAGVGLRKGEDALKAKFNAGIAKVLEDGTYEAISKPYFASSIYGG from the coding sequence ATGAAAAAATTCGCCCTGACCCTGACTGCCGCCCTGCTTCTGTCCGGTGCCGCAATGGCCGAAACCGTAAAGGTGGGCATCGCCTCGGAACCCTATCCGCCCTTCGCCTCGCCGGATGCGTCGGGCAAATGGACCGGATGGGAGATCGAGATGATCGGCGCGGTCTGCAAGGCCGCCGAAATGGAATGCGAGATCGTGCCCGTGGCCTGGGATGGCATCATCCCGGCGCTGACGGCGGGGCAGATCGACGCGATCATGGCCTCGATGTCGATCACCGAAGAACGCATGCAGACCATTGATTTCTCGGACAAGTATTACAACACGCCAGCTATGATCGCCGGGGCGAAAGGCGTCGAGATGACGCCCGATGCAGCAGGGCTGACCGGCAAGATCATCGGTGTGCAGGTCTCGACCATCCACGAAACCTATGTGCAGAAGCACTTCAAGGACGTGGCGGCAGAGATCAAGATCTATACCACGCAGGATGAGGCCAATCAGGATCTTGTGGCGGGCCGGATCGACGCAACGCAGGCCGACAGCATCGCGCTGGATGCCTTCCTCACCTCCGAAGCCGGGGCTGCCTGCTGCGAGTCCAAAGGGGCAGTCGCCAGCGACCCCGAGGTGCTGGGCCTTGGCGCCGGGGTCGGGCTGCGCAAGGGCGAGGATGCGCTGAAGGCAAAGTTCAACGCCGGGATCGCCAAGGTGCTGGAAGACGGCACTTATGAGGCGATTTCCAAGCCCTATTTCGCATCGTCGATCTACGGCGGCTGA
- a CDS encoding TetR/AcrR family transcriptional regulator produces the protein MTGERRKFRREGEERRRDALISAALDLISEGGPGSATVRAIADRAGVTPGLIRHYFQSKEELTREAYRALMQRMNSDNATVLDQAPADPRARLADYVAAALRPPVLDPRRMGLWAGFIHQVRRDADMAAVHAETYLGYRDTLQGLIAALPAPNDPTRHRAMAIACNGVIDGLWLEGCALPSAFAPGELEQIALQAVGAITGHDLLPYLSPTDGAPLPESAP, from the coding sequence ATGACCGGCGAACGGCGCAAATTCAGACGCGAAGGCGAAGAGCGGCGGCGCGATGCGCTGATTTCCGCAGCGCTTGATCTGATCTCCGAAGGCGGGCCCGGATCGGCCACGGTGCGCGCCATCGCGGATCGGGCAGGCGTCACCCCCGGCCTGATCCGCCATTACTTCCAGTCCAAGGAAGAACTGACCCGCGAGGCATATCGCGCGCTGATGCAGCGCATGAACAGCGACAATGCCACGGTGCTCGATCAGGCCCCCGCCGATCCCCGCGCCCGTCTGGCCGATTATGTGGCCGCAGCGCTGCGCCCGCCGGTGCTCGATCCGCGCCGCATGGGGCTTTGGGCCGGCTTCATCCATCAGGTGCGGCGCGATGCGGATATGGCCGCTGTCCATGCCGAAACCTATCTGGGCTACCGCGATACCTTGCAGGGCCTGATCGCCGCCCTGCCCGCACCGAATGACCCGACCCGCCACCGCGCCATGGCCATCGCCTGCAACGGCGTGATCGACGGTCTGTGGCTTGAAGGTTGCGCGCTGCCCTCGGCCTTTGCCCCGGGCGAGCTGGAACAAATCGCGCTGCAAGCTGTCGGTGCCATCACCGGCCATGATCTTCTGCCGTATCTGTCACCGACAGACGGTGCCCCCTTACCGGAGTCCGCCCCATGA
- a CDS encoding ABC transporter ATP-binding protein yields the protein MTQSEGGSRPEAIRIEGLHKSFGPIEVLKGVSLTAREGDVVAIIGGSGSGKSTMLRCINFLETPSAGKIVIGGEAVEMRADGTPANRRQLERLRQSLGMVFQQFNLWTHKTILENLIEVPVHVLGCPKPEAISRAQKLLDRVGLAQKADAYPAFLSGGQQQRAAIARALCMEPRAMLFDEPTSALDPELVGEVLNVIRDLAAEGRTMILVTHEMKFAREVASHVIYLHNGLIEEEGPPDALFGAPRSDRLKQFLKSVG from the coding sequence ATGACGCAGAGTGAGGGCGGCAGCCGACCTGAGGCAATCCGAATTGAAGGGTTGCACAAATCTTTCGGCCCGATCGAGGTGCTGAAAGGCGTGTCCCTGACCGCGCGCGAGGGTGATGTTGTCGCCATCATCGGCGGTTCCGGCTCTGGCAAATCCACCATGCTGCGCTGCATCAACTTTCTGGAAACGCCGTCGGCAGGCAAGATCGTGATCGGTGGCGAGGCAGTGGAGATGCGCGCGGATGGCACGCCCGCCAATCGTCGCCAGTTGGAGCGGTTGCGCCAGAGCCTTGGCATGGTGTTCCAGCAATTCAATCTGTGGACCCACAAGACCATTCTGGAAAACCTGATCGAAGTGCCGGTGCATGTGCTGGGCTGCCCTAAACCCGAGGCCATCTCACGGGCGCAAAAACTGCTGGACCGGGTGGGGCTGGCGCAAAAGGCCGATGCCTATCCGGCCTTCCTGTCAGGCGGGCAGCAGCAGCGCGCCGCCATCGCCCGCGCCCTGTGCATGGAGCCGCGCGCGATGCTGTTCGATGAACCGACCTCGGCGCTGGACCCCGAACTGGTGGGCGAAGTGCTGAACGTGATCCGCGATCTGGCCGCCGAAGGTCGCACCATGATCCTCGTGACCCATGAAATGAAGTTCGCCCGCGAAGTGGCGAGCCATGTGATCTATCTGCACAACGGCCTGATCGAAGAAGAAGGGCCGCCCGATGCCCTGTTCGGCGCGCCCCGGTCCGACCGGCTGAAACAATTCCTGAAAAGCGTGGGATAA
- the trmB gene encoding tRNA (guanine(46)-N(7))-methyltransferase TrmB → MSEDQAAPERRNFYGRVHGKTLRASQKTYLAEDLERLSLAGVTVADNPARVSLDVAAITGGRPLWLEVGFGGGEHLVHMAARYPGIAIIGCEPFVNGIAMLLGKIRAAGVDNLCIHPGDVRDLFDVLPDACVAKAFLNYPDPWPKARHHRRRFVTQGYLSALARVMQPGAEFRVATDIPDYVRQTLEEVPQAGFDLLAQTGRGAAWDDWLSTRYEQKALREGRDPHYLTFRRQG, encoded by the coding sequence ATGAGTGAAGATCAAGCTGCCCCTGAACGGCGCAATTTTTATGGCCGTGTGCATGGCAAGACCCTGCGCGCCAGCCAGAAAACCTATCTGGCCGAAGATCTGGAGCGGCTGAGCCTTGCTGGTGTGACGGTGGCCGACAATCCGGCGCGGGTGTCGCTGGATGTGGCGGCCATCACGGGCGGCAGGCCCTTGTGGCTGGAGGTCGGCTTTGGCGGCGGCGAGCATCTGGTGCATATGGCCGCGCGGTATCCCGGGATCGCGATCATCGGCTGTGAGCCTTTCGTGAATGGCATCGCGATGCTGCTGGGCAAGATCCGCGCGGCGGGGGTGGACAATCTGTGCATCCATCCCGGAGACGTGCGCGATCTGTTCGATGTGTTGCCCGATGCCTGTGTGGCCAAGGCTTTTCTCAATTATCCCGACCCCTGGCCCAAGGCCCGGCATCATCGCCGCCGCTTTGTGACGCAGGGCTATCTGAGCGCGCTGGCGCGGGTGATGCAGCCGGGGGCCGAGTTCCGCGTGGCGACCGACATTCCCGATTATGTGCGCCAGACGCTGGAAGAAGTGCCGCAGGCCGGGTTTGATCTGCTGGCGCAGACCGGGCGGGGGGCGGCCTGGGACGACTGGCTGTCGACGCGATACGAGCAGAAGGCGCTGCGCGAAGGCCGCGATCCGCATTACCTGACCTTCCGGCGCCAAGGCTGA
- a CDS encoding pyridoxal phosphate-dependent aminotransferase: MKYASITERLAGLGGAKWEIHARARKMKAAGTPVLEFTIGEPDAPCPPELIETAARSMESGRTGYSNGRGEPGLLRALAARYSTRRGRHFGPEQVMCFPGTQTTLFAVLMALVESGDEVIIGDPMYATYEGLIRATGAQPVPVTLRPEHGFRLRVADVAAAITPRSRVLFLNTPHNPTGAVLTRDDIAALGALAVQHDLWIVSDEVYEDLVFDGVAFASPLDLPELAERSIACASISKSHAAPGFRSGWCIGPADFADRLLPLSETMLFGNQPFIADMTAQAVNHPSAVAPGMVDRFQRRAGLIHDRLNGTAGLRVHRPDAGMFALIDVRETGLSGEAFAASLLEAEHVAVMPGESFGAALSGWLRFALSQPDDIVLEGCARIARHAARLLDKAA, from the coding sequence ATGAAATACGCCAGCATCACTGAACGTCTCGCCGGTCTGGGCGGGGCAAAATGGGAAATCCACGCCCGCGCCCGCAAGATGAAGGCCGCAGGCACCCCGGTGCTGGAATTCACCATTGGCGAACCCGATGCCCCCTGCCCGCCCGAACTGATCGAGACCGCCGCCCGGTCGATGGAATCCGGTCGCACCGGCTATTCCAATGGCCGCGGAGAGCCGGGCCTGCTGCGCGCCCTCGCCGCCCGCTACAGCACCCGGCGCGGCCGTCATTTCGGCCCCGAACAGGTGATGTGTTTTCCGGGCACGCAGACCACGCTGTTTGCGGTGCTGATGGCGCTGGTCGAAAGCGGCGACGAGGTGATCATCGGCGATCCGATGTATGCCACCTATGAAGGACTGATCCGCGCCACGGGGGCGCAGCCCGTGCCGGTGACACTGCGCCCCGAACACGGCTTCCGCCTGCGCGTGGCAGATGTGGCGGCGGCGATCACGCCGCGCAGCCGGGTGCTGTTTCTGAACACGCCACACAACCCCACCGGCGCGGTGCTGACCCGCGACGACATCGCGGCGCTTGGCGCGCTGGCGGTGCAGCATGATCTGTGGATCGTGTCGGACGAGGTCTATGAGGATCTGGTCTTTGACGGGGTGGCCTTTGCCTCGCCGCTTGATCTGCCGGAACTGGCGGAGCGCAGCATTGCCTGTGCCTCGATCTCCAAATCCCATGCCGCCCCCGGCTTCCGTTCGGGCTGGTGCATCGGCCCGGCAGACTTTGCCGACCGGCTGTTGCCGCTGTCGGAAACCATGCTGTTCGGCAATCAGCCCTTCATCGCGGATATGACGGCACAGGCCGTCAACCATCCCTCTGCCGTGGCCCCCGGCATGGTCGACCGTTTTCAGCGCCGCGCTGGCCTGATTCATGACCGGCTGAATGGCACGGCGGGCCTGCGCGTGCATCGCCCCGATGCCGGCATGTTCGCCCTGATCGACGTGCGTGAAACCGGGCTGTCGGGCGAGGCTTTCGCGGCCTCTCTGCTGGAGGCCGAGCATGTGGCGGTGATGCCCGGTGAAAGCTTTGGCGCGGCGCTGTCGGGCTGGTTGCGCTTCGCCCTCAGCCAGCCGGATGACATCGTTCTGGAAGGCTGCGCCCGCATCGCCCGCCATGCCGCCCGTCTGCTGGACAAGGCGGCCTGA
- a CDS encoding (d)CMP kinase gives MIFTVAIDGPAAAGKGTISRAVADRFGFAHLDTGLLYRAVGMLGGDPATAARNLTAEDLQRLDLRSLAAGAAASRVAVIPEVRAALFDFQRRFARREGGAVLDGRDIGTVICPDAEVKLYVTASAEVRARRRWLELGGEAAAQPFAEVLAEVEARDARDMGRADAPLKPAADAVQLDTSLMSIDEAVAAAFAHITAHLPG, from the coding sequence ATGATTTTCACAGTGGCGATCGACGGACCTGCTGCCGCAGGCAAGGGCACGATCTCGCGGGCGGTGGCTGACCGCTTTGGCTTTGCGCATCTGGATACCGGGCTGCTGTATCGCGCGGTCGGCATGTTGGGCGGTGATCCGGCAACTGCGGCCCGCAATCTGACCGCCGAAGATCTGCAACGGCTGGATCTGCGCTCGCTTGCGGCGGGGGCGGCGGCCAGCCGTGTCGCGGTGATCCCCGAGGTGCGCGCCGCCCTGTTCGATTTCCAGCGCCGCTTTGCCCGGCGCGAGGGCGGGGCGGTTCTGGATGGCCGCGATATCGGCACGGTGATCTGCCCAGATGCCGAGGTGAAGCTTTACGTCACCGCCAGCGCCGAGGTGCGTGCGCGCCGTCGCTGGCTTGAACTGGGCGGTGAGGCTGCGGCCCAGCCCTTTGCCGAGGTTCTGGCCGAGGTGGAAGCGCGCGACGCCCGCGACATGGGCCGCGCCGATGCGCCGCTCAAACCGGCGGCGGATGCCGTGCAGCTTGATACCAGCCTGATGAGCATTGATGAGGCAGTGGCCGCAGCCTTTGCCCATATCACGGCGCATCTGCCGGGCTGA
- the rpsA gene encoding 30S ribosomal protein S1 — protein MCAKASMEEFEALLKESFEIDTPEEGSVVKGRVIAIEAGQAIIDVGYKMEGRVDLKEFANPGEAPSINVGDEVEVYLDRVENARGEAQISRDKAKREEAWDRLEKAYANETRVDGAIFGRVKGGFTVDLGGAVAFLPGSQVDVRPVRDAGPLMGMKQPFQILKMDRRRGNIVVSRRAILEESRAEQRAEVISNLTEGQTVDGVVKNITEYGAFVDLGGVDGLLHVTDMAWRRVNHPSEILAIGETVKVQVIKINKETHRISLGMKQLQSDPWDAVEKAYPLGSVHKGRVTNITDYGAFVELEAGVEGLVHVSEMSWTKKNVHPGKIVSTSQEVDVMVLEIDSAKRRVSLGLKQTQRNPWEVFAETHPVGTAIEGEVKNITEFGLFVGLDNDIDGMVHLSDLSWDQRGEEAIQNYRKGDVVKAAVTEVDIEKERISLSIKALGDDTFTDAVDGVKRGSIVTSTVTAIEEGGIEVEYNGMKSFIRRSDLSRDRADQRPERFQIGDKVDARVTNVDSKTRRLGLSIKAREIAEEKEAVEQYGSSDSGASLGDILSAALKGGDRN, from the coding sequence ATGTGCGCTAAAGCATCCATGGAAGAATTCGAAGCCCTTCTGAAAGAAAGCTTTGAAATTGACACCCCCGAAGAGGGTTCGGTTGTCAAAGGCCGGGTTATCGCGATTGAAGCGGGCCAGGCCATCATCGACGTCGGCTACAAGATGGAAGGCCGCGTTGACCTGAAAGAATTTGCCAACCCCGGCGAAGCCCCCAGCATCAATGTGGGCGACGAGGTTGAAGTGTATCTGGATCGCGTGGAAAATGCCCGTGGCGAAGCCCAGATCAGCCGTGACAAGGCCAAGCGCGAAGAAGCTTGGGACCGTCTGGAAAAAGCCTATGCGAACGAGACCCGCGTCGACGGCGCGATCTTCGGCCGCGTCAAGGGCGGCTTCACTGTCGATCTGGGCGGCGCTGTTGCGTTCCTTCCCGGCTCGCAGGTCGACGTGCGCCCCGTGCGCGACGCTGGCCCGCTGATGGGCATGAAGCAGCCGTTCCAGATCCTGAAAATGGACCGTCGCCGTGGCAACATCGTTGTGTCGCGCCGCGCGATCCTCGAAGAATCGCGTGCCGAACAGCGTGCCGAAGTCATCTCCAATCTGACCGAAGGTCAGACCGTGGATGGTGTGGTCAAGAACATCACCGAATACGGTGCGTTCGTTGATCTGGGCGGCGTGGACGGCCTGCTGCACGTGACCGACATGGCATGGCGCCGCGTCAACCACCCGTCGGAAATCCTTGCCATTGGTGAAACTGTCAAAGTGCAGGTCATCAAGATCAACAAGGAAACCCATCGTATCAGCCTGGGCATGAAGCAGCTCCAGTCCGATCCGTGGGATGCCGTGGAAAAAGCCTACCCGCTGGGTTCGGTCCACAAGGGCCGCGTCACCAACATCACCGATTACGGCGCCTTCGTGGAGCTGGAAGCCGGTGTCGAGGGTCTGGTTCACGTGTCCGAAATGTCCTGGACCAAAAAGAACGTGCACCCCGGCAAGATCGTTTCGACCTCGCAAGAAGTCGACGTCATGGTTCTGGAAATCGACAGCGCCAAGCGCCGTGTGTCGCTTGGCCTCAAGCAGACCCAGCGCAATCCGTGGGAAGTCTTTGCCGAGACGCACCCGGTTGGCACCGCGATTGAAGGCGAAGTCAAGAACATCACCGAATTCGGTCTGTTCGTCGGCCTCGACAATGACATCGACGGCATGGTTCACCTGTCTGACCTGTCCTGGGATCAGCGCGGCGAAGAAGCCATCCAGAACTACCGCAAGGGCGACGTGGTGAAAGCCGCTGTCACCGAAGTGGACATCGAGAAAGAGCGTATCTCGCTCTCGATCAAGGCTCTGGGCGACGACACCTTCACCGATGCAGTCGACGGCGTGAAGCGCGGCTCGATCGTGACCTCGACCGTCACCGCGATCGAAGAAGGCGGCATCGAAGTCGAATACAACGGCATGAAATCCTTCATCCGTCGTTCCGACCTGTCGCGCGACCGGGCAGACCAGCGCCCCGAGCGTTTCCAGATTGGCGACAAAGTCGATGCCCGCGTTACCAACGTGGACAGCAAAACCCGCCGTCTGGGCCTGTCGATCAAGGCCCGCGAAATCGCGGAAGAGAAAGAAGCTGTCGAACAGTATGGCTCGTCCGATTCGGGTGCATCGCTGGGCGATATCCTCAGCGCAGCTCTCAAAGGCGGCGACCGGAACTGA